Proteins from a genomic interval of Perognathus longimembris pacificus isolate PPM17 chromosome 14, ASM2315922v1, whole genome shotgun sequence:
- the LOC125363060 gene encoding collagen alpha-1(I) chain-like, which yields MNHASLSLTSPVSGPGRRAPGLGEGRFPSPTLGSRGLRPTAEPRPARLRRGGLRGWPRSRPAAMPTGRRSSPSARPGPDRPQRWRARRGEPRSPGSRGARGAAGPGEPPNPGGRRARGAAEPGEPRSPGSRGARGAAEPGEPRSPGSRRTRGAAEPGEPRSPGSRGARGAAEPGEPRSPGSRRTRGAAEPGEPRSPGSRGARGAAEPGEPPSPGSRGARGAAEPGEPPNPGSRGARSAFGQSAGGRPGYGGPLWALSGSGAELSGGPASRRR from the exons ATGAACCACGCCTCGCTTTCCTTAACTTCCCCGGTTTCCGGACcggggcggcgggcgccgggcctgggCGAGGGCCGCTTTCCCAGCCCCACGCTGGGCTCGCGCGGGCTGCGCCCCACCGCGGAGCCGCGCCCTGCTCGGCTACGGCGGGGCGGCCTCCGTGGCTGGCCACGTTCACGGCCGGCGGCCATGCCGACCGGGCGCCGCTCCTCGccctcggcccggcccggccccgaccGGCCGCAGCGCTGGCGGGCGCGCCGCGGAGAGCCGCGGagcccggggagccgcggggcccggggagccgcggggcccggggagccgcCGAACCCGGGGGGCCGCCGCGCCCGGGGAGCCGCGGAGCCCGGGGAGCCGCGGagcccggggagccgcggggcccggggagccgcCGAGCCCGGGGAGCCGCGGAGCCCGGGGAGCCGCCGAACCCGGGGGGCCGCCGAGCCCGGGGAGCCGCGGagcccggggagccgcggggcccggggagccgcCGAACCCGGGGAGCCGCGGAGCCCGGGGAGCCGCCGAACCCGGGGGGCCGCCGAGCCCGGGGAGCCGCGGagcccggggagccgcggggcccggggagccgcCGAACCCGGGGAGCCGCCGagcccggggagccgcggggcccggggagccgcCGAACCCGGGGAGCCGCCGAAcccggggagccgcggg GCCCGCTCCGCGTTCGGCCAatcggcgggcgggcggccgggctaTGGCGGCCCTTTGTGGGCGCTGAGTGGCTCCGGCGCCGAGCTGAGCGGCGGGCCGGCCTCGCGACGCAGGTGA
- the LOC125363061 gene encoding probable G-protein coupled receptor 132 encodes MSYETFLKATLRPEPANVTGNSTAASSPASPGPRDVSTEICNVSFEDTRMVLVVAYSTVCALGLPANGLTAWLAWLQVLRGNVLSVYLLGLALCELLYVSTLPLWAVYIHNRHRWTLGPRACQATAYIFFCNIYISILLLCCISCDRFTAVVYALESRGLRRQRTAASIAGSIFLLVGLVHYPVFDMEPGRESCFEPLQMSGRIAAYHYARFTVGFALPLAVLAFTNHRILRSIRVSAGLTAAQKARVRRLAVAVVAIFLVCFSPYHVVLLVRAAAFSSHGGDPAALCALEGGLYGVTVLFLCLCTVNSVADPILYVLATEHSRQEVFRVYRRWKEGAARTSAPGLPQSRASEAPSSPTTLTNNLCPLVPPAHRGPSQPPGTHRGPQGGWRGTVPQGTVAGTEAGAESPPGSVPAAMPLGHTGDRAFLKPPSPSLRPLGPRARLPRGAGDGSPRHPGARMLLGENPREAPPRTEVAATPSGLGWGGLSEGGDLEERERDAEERRQQGVPSWGGAVPGLTSGQARASEQEKPELCLRSSGEAQVPA; translated from the exons ATGTCCTATGAAACCTTTTTGAAAGCCACTCTGAGGCCAGAGCCTGCAAATGTCACAG GGAATTCCACCGCAGCGAGCAGCCCTGCCTCTCCAGGGCCCCGGGACGTCTCCACGGAGATCTGTAACGTGTCCTTTGAGGACACCAGGATGGTCCTGGTGGTGGCCTACAGCACGGTGTGTGCCCTGGGCCTGCCGGCCAACGGCCTGACCGCCTGGCTGGCGTGGCTGCAGGTGCTGCGGGGCAACGTGCTGTCCGTCTACCTGCTGGGCCTGGCCCTCTGCGAGCTGCTCTACGTCAGCACGCTGCCGCTCTGGGCCGTCTACATCCACAACCGGCACCGCTGGACCCTGGGCCCCCGCGCCTGCCAGGCGACCGCCTACATCTTCTTCTGCAACATCTACATCAGCATCCTCCTGCTGTGCTGCATCTCCTGCGACCGCTTCACCGCCGTGGTGTACGCCCTGGAGAGCCGCGGCCTCCGCCGGCAGAGGACCGCCGCCTCCATCGCGGGCTCCATCTTCCTCCTCGTCGGGCTCGTCCACTACCCGGTGTTTGACATGGAGCCCGGGAGGGAGTCCTGCTTCGAGCCCCTGCAGATGAGCGGGAGGATCGCAGCCTACCACTACGCACGGTTCACCGTCGGGTTTGCCCTCCCTCTCGCCGTCCTCGCCTTCACCAACCACCGCATCCTCAGGAGCATCCGGGTGAGCGCGGGTCTGACTGCCGCCCAGAAAGCCCGCGTGAGGCGTCTGGCCGTCGCCGTGGTGGCCATCTTCCTCGTCTGCTTCTCCCCCTACCACGTGGTGCTCCTCGTCAGAGCTGCCGCCTTCTCCTCCCACGGGGGAGACCCCGCCGCCCTGTGCGCCCTCGAGGGCGGCCTGTACGGCGTCACGGTGCTGTTCCTCTGCCTGTGCACCGTCAACAGCGTGGCTGACCCCATCCTCTACGTCCTGGCCACAGAACACTCTAGGCAAGAAGTGTTCAGAGTCTACCGGAGGTGGAAAGAGGGGGCCGCGAGGACGAGTGCCCCCGGGCTCCCACAGTCCCGGGCCTCAGAGGCGCCCAGCTCACCCACCACACTAACAAACAATTTGTGCCCCCTCGTCCCGCCCGCCCATCGCGGTCCCAGCCAGCCACCCGGGACTCACCGTGGCCCCCAGGGAGGCTGGCGGGGGACAGTGCCGCAGGGGACAGTGGCAGGCACGGAGGCTGGGGCAGAGAGCCCGCCGGGCAGCGTCCCGGCTGCGATGCCACTCGGACACACGGGTGACCGCGCCTTCCTAAAGCCACCGTCCCCGAGCCTCCGTCCGCTGGGGCCGCGCGCCAGGCTCCCCCGCGGGGCGGGTGATGGCTCACCCCGGCACCCAGGGGCCCGGATGCTCCTGGGTGAGAACCCGAGGGAAGCCCCGCCCCGCACGGAGGTCGCTGCCACACCCTCcggcttggggtggggtgggctatCAGAGGGAGGGGAtctggaagagagggagagagacgcCGAGGAAAGAAGGCAGCAAGGGGTGCCTTCCTGGGGCGGCGCAGTGCCCGGCCTCACCTCAGGCCAAGCCAGGGCTTCTGAACAGGAGAAGCCCGAGCTCTGCCTGCGGAGCAGTGGAGAGGCCCAAGTCCCGGCCTGA